From Amyelois transitella isolate CPQ chromosome 4, ilAmyTran1.1, whole genome shotgun sequence, one genomic window encodes:
- the LOC106129360 gene encoding dynein axonemal light chain 1-like, which yields MALKPTTCKEAIARWEKEKGENAAEATVIELQFQWPPIEKMDGALSTLVACEKLSLSSNMIDKIAGIAGMRSLKILSLGRNYIKSLAGIETVADTLEELWISYNPIDKMKGIGSLKNLRVLYMSNNLIKEWVEFNRLQECPALRDLVFIGNPIFDNQPDVDTWRNQAANRLQQITKLDGIPILRE from the exons ATGGCGTTGAAACCGACAACTTGCAAGGAGGCTATTGCAAGGTGGGAGAAAGAAAAAGGTGAGAATGCAGCAGAGGCCACAGTCATTGAGCTGCAGTTCCAATGGCCTCCTATTGAAAAGATGGATGGTGCTCTATCTACGTTAGTCGCATGCGA AAAACTAAGCCTTTCGTCGAACATGATCGACAAGATAGCTGGAATAGCAGGGATGAGGAGTCTTAAAATATTGTCTCTGGGTAGAAACTACATTAAGTCACTAGCTGGCATA gaaACGGTAGCAGACACTCTTGAAGAGTTGTGGATCAGCTACAACCCAATAGACAAGATGAAAGGCATAGGATCACTGAAAAACCTTCGCGTGCTCTATATGTCTAACAACTTGATAAAGGAATGGGTAGAATTCAACAGGCTACAG GAATGTCCAGCTTTGAGGGACCTGGTGTTCATTGGAAACCCTATTTTCGATAACCAGCCCGACGTGGACACCTGGCGCAACCAAGCTGCCAATCGTTTGCAGCAAATCACCAAGCTTGACGGAATACCAATTCTGAGAGAATAA